In a single window of the Candidatus Methylomirabilota bacterium genome:
- a CDS encoding 4-hydroxyphenylacetate 3-hydroxylase N-terminal domain-containing protein — protein sequence MPARTGKEFLHGLKDDRRIWVGSERVRDVAAHPAFAGAARSVAALFDLQHKAADVCLMPDPETGELINVSHVIPRSREDLERRHACLERSAEFSVGIMGRTPDYLNATVAGFAGRADEWSANGNERGAANLVAFQKEIARRDLSLTHTIVQPTIDKARGDVPAPGDEVALHKVADTAHGLVVRGARVLATLAPFSDELFVYPGAPLVAGTDAYALAFSIPMATPGLTFLCRDSYSAPGNAFDHPLSSRFDEQDAFVIFDDVEVPRDRVFIDANLPVYNTVMTTGWQPNIMQQTSIRAQTKLEFAWGVATRMAESINAVAGTGAEMLGEIWSYAEMTRAGVNAAEQGAYEWGNGVWFPDGRPFRALRGLLPLWFPRVNEIIRLLGSHNLLAAPTSAQLADPSLRPLIDRFLHGAKDTTAEQRARIFRLAWDFAGSALASRGEQYERFYLASSGRAFTRAQTFASPDRARRLIDRFLIEEL from the coding sequence ATGCCCGCGCGGACCGGTAAGGAGTTCCTCCACGGCCTGAAGGACGACCGCCGGATCTGGGTGGGGAGCGAGCGCGTGCGGGACGTCGCCGCTCACCCGGCCTTCGCGGGCGCCGCGCGCTCCGTCGCCGCGCTCTTCGACCTTCAGCACAAGGCGGCCGACGTCTGCCTGATGCCCGACCCGGAGACGGGCGAGCTGATCAACGTCAGCCACGTCATCCCGCGCTCCCGCGAAGATCTCGAGCGGCGGCACGCCTGCCTCGAGCGCAGCGCGGAGTTCAGTGTCGGCATCATGGGCCGCACGCCCGACTACCTCAACGCCACCGTGGCGGGCTTCGCGGGCCGGGCCGACGAGTGGTCGGCCAACGGCAACGAGCGGGGTGCGGCCAACCTGGTCGCCTTCCAGAAGGAGATCGCCCGGCGCGATCTCTCGCTGACCCACACGATCGTCCAGCCCACCATCGACAAGGCGCGGGGCGACGTGCCCGCGCCCGGCGACGAGGTCGCCTTGCACAAGGTCGCCGATACCGCGCATGGTCTCGTCGTGCGCGGCGCCAGGGTCCTCGCGACGCTGGCGCCCTTCTCCGACGAGCTGTTCGTGTACCCGGGCGCGCCGCTCGTGGCCGGCACCGACGCCTACGCGCTCGCGTTCTCGATCCCCATGGCCACGCCCGGGCTCACCTTCCTGTGCCGCGACAGCTACAGCGCGCCGGGCAACGCGTTCGACCATCCGCTCTCGAGCCGCTTCGACGAGCAGGACGCCTTCGTGATCTTCGACGACGTCGAAGTGCCGCGCGACCGTGTCTTCATCGACGCCAACCTGCCCGTCTACAACACCGTGATGACGACCGGCTGGCAGCCGAACATCATGCAGCAGACGTCCATCCGGGCGCAGACCAAGCTCGAGTTCGCGTGGGGCGTCGCCACGCGGATGGCCGAGTCGATCAACGCGGTCGCGGGCACCGGCGCCGAGATGCTCGGGGAGATCTGGAGCTATGCGGAGATGACGCGCGCGGGCGTGAACGCAGCCGAGCAGGGCGCGTACGAATGGGGCAACGGGGTGTGGTTCCCGGACGGCCGGCCCTTCCGCGCGCTTCGGGGGCTGCTGCCGTTGTGGTTCCCGCGCGTCAACGAGATCATCCGCCTCCTCGGCTCGCACAACCTGCTGGCGGCGCCGACCTCCGCCCAGCTCGCCGATCCCTCACTGCGGCCGCTGATCGACCGCTTCCTCCACGGCGCGAAGGACACGACGGCCGAGCAGCGGGCGCGCATCTTCCGGCTCGCGTGGGACTTCGCGGGCAGCGCGCTCGCCAGCCGCGGCGAGCAGTACGAGCGCTTCTACCTGGCCTCGAGCGGCCGCGCCTTCACCCGCGCGCAGACGTTCGCCTCTCCCGACCGCGCGCGCCGCCTGATCGACCGCTTCCTGATAGAAGAGCTGTAG
- a CDS encoding SDR family oxidoreductase, producing the protein MDLELKDKVAIVGGASKGLGWACALVLAEEGVKVTVCSRTRAELDGAAQAIRDASGTDVLAFAGDLDKPDTIRALIAATVERFGRLDILVTNSGGPPLAKALTATEEQWATAVERSLFFFARMSREAIPHMKRQGGGRIINILASTVYQVIPNLVLSGATRMGVVAFAKSLADEVGRDGILVNNICPGSILTDRMLSNVTARAKELGISLQDGLAQRAAETAVGRLGDPRELAYLAAFLASGKSSYITGTTILVDGGLVRSVL; encoded by the coding sequence ATGGATCTGGAGCTGAAGGACAAGGTGGCCATCGTCGGCGGCGCCAGCAAGGGCCTGGGATGGGCGTGTGCCCTAGTGCTGGCGGAAGAAGGGGTCAAGGTGACGGTATGCAGCCGCACCCGGGCCGAGCTCGACGGCGCGGCGCAGGCCATTCGTGACGCGAGCGGGACGGACGTCCTGGCCTTTGCCGGTGATCTCGACAAGCCCGACACCATTCGAGCCCTGATCGCCGCCACCGTCGAGCGGTTCGGACGCCTCGACATCCTCGTCACTAATTCAGGCGGTCCGCCGCTGGCGAAGGCTCTCACCGCCACGGAGGAGCAGTGGGCGACCGCCGTGGAGCGGTCCCTGTTCTTCTTCGCCCGGATGTCGCGCGAAGCAATTCCCCACATGAAGCGTCAGGGCGGCGGCCGCATCATCAACATCCTGGCGAGCACCGTGTACCAGGTCATCCCCAATCTCGTGCTCTCCGGCGCCACCCGCATGGGCGTGGTGGCGTTCGCCAAGAGCCTGGCCGACGAGGTCGGGCGCGACGGCATCCTCGTCAACAACATATGCCCCGGCTCGATCCTGACGGACCGGATGCTGTCCAACGTGACGGCGCGGGCCAAGGAGCTGGGCATCTCCCTGCAGGACGGGCTCGCCCAGCGGGCGGCCGAAACCGCGGTCGGGCGCCTCGGCGATCCCCGGGAGCTGGCGTACCTTGCGGCATTCCTGGCCTCCGGCAAGTCCAGCTACATCACCGGCACCACCATCCTCGTGGACGGCGGCCTCGTGCGCTCGGTGCTGTAG
- a CDS encoding cupin domain-containing protein: MCQGEQGCSPGTWDITFGWDEMSYLLEGDVVIEQDGQQPITVRPGDFLNCPKGTKSRWIIKKTCKKVFVLRSPEPMG; encoded by the coding sequence ATCTGTCAAGGCGAGCAGGGGTGCTCACCTGGGACGTGGGACATCACCTTCGGATGGGATGAGATGTCCTATCTGCTCGAAGGCGATGTTGTTATCGAGCAGGATGGCCAGCAGCCGATCACCGTTCGGCCGGGCGATTTTCTCAACTGTCCGAAGGGCACGAAGAGCCGTTGGATCATCAAGAAGACCTGCAAGAAGGTCTTCGTCCTTCGGAGTCCGGAGCCGATGGGCTAG